Proteins encoded in a region of the Salvelinus fontinalis isolate EN_2023a chromosome 17, ASM2944872v1, whole genome shotgun sequence genome:
- the LOC129814344 gene encoding growth arrest and DNA damage-inducible protein GADD45 alpha-like isoform X2 produces the protein MSPYPALSHDRMDTVAKALEEVLSLALPQGCITVGVYEAAKSLNVDPDNVVLCILATDDEDVKDVALQIHFTLIQAFCCENDISILRVNNTRRLAEILGGGTQGGEPMDLHCVLVTSPHSSSWKDPALSKVNRFCRESRCMDQWVPIINLPER, from the exons ATGTCTCCATACCCGGCTCTTTCTCATGACAG GATGGATACAGTGGCAAAAGCATTGGAAGAGGTTCTCTCATTGGCATTACCCCAAGGATGCATAACAGTAGGGGTCTATGAAGCAGCAAAATCATTGAATGT AGATCCAGATAATGTGGTTCTGTGCATCCTGGCAACAGATGACGAGGATGTAAAGGACGTGGCCCTTCAGATCCACTTCACCCTGATCCAGGCATTCTGCTGTGAGAATGACATCAGCATCCTGCGAGTTAACAACACCAGGCGTCTGGCAGAGATCCTCGGCGGAGGGACACAGGGGGGAGAGCCCATGGATCTGCACTGTGTCCTGGTCACT AGCCCACACTCCTCCTCCTGGAAAGACCCAGCCCTGAGCAAAGTGAACCGCTTCTGCAGGGAGAGCCGGTGCATGGACCAGTGGGTACCCATCATTAACCTCCCTGAGCGATGA
- the LOC129814344 gene encoding growth arrest and DNA damage-inducible protein GADD45 alpha-like isoform X1 produces the protein MCKMTFEELSGDYSAERMDTVAKALEEVLSLALPQGCITVGVYEAAKSLNVDPDNVVLCILATDDEDVKDVALQIHFTLIQAFCCENDISILRVNNTRRLAEILGGGTQGGEPMDLHCVLVTSPHSSSWKDPALSKVNRFCRESRCMDQWVPIINLPER, from the exons ATGTGCAAAATGACATTTGAGGAACTAAGTGGGGATTATTCTGCAGAAAG GATGGATACAGTGGCAAAAGCATTGGAAGAGGTTCTCTCATTGGCATTACCCCAAGGATGCATAACAGTAGGGGTCTATGAAGCAGCAAAATCATTGAATGT AGATCCAGATAATGTGGTTCTGTGCATCCTGGCAACAGATGACGAGGATGTAAAGGACGTGGCCCTTCAGATCCACTTCACCCTGATCCAGGCATTCTGCTGTGAGAATGACATCAGCATCCTGCGAGTTAACAACACCAGGCGTCTGGCAGAGATCCTCGGCGGAGGGACACAGGGGGGAGAGCCCATGGATCTGCACTGTGTCCTGGTCACT AGCCCACACTCCTCCTCCTGGAAAGACCCAGCCCTGAGCAAAGTGAACCGCTTCTGCAGGGAGAGCCGGTGCATGGACCAGTGGGTACCCATCATTAACCTCCCTGAGCGATGA
- the LOC129814346 gene encoding guanine nucleotide-binding protein G(I)/G(S)/G(O) subunit gamma-12-like, with amino-acid sequence MSSTMPSSNNIAQARRTVQQLMIEASIERIKVSKASADLMHYCGEHAKYDPLLMGIPASENPFKDKKPCAIL; translated from the exons ATGTCATCGACGATGCCAAGCTCTAACAACATAGCCCAAGCCAGAAGGacagtacaacagctgatgataGAGGCCAGTATTGAGAGGATAAAG gtaTCCAAGGCCTCGGCGGACCTCATGCACTACTGTGGCGAACACGCCAAGTACGACCCTCTGCTCATGGGCATCCCTGCCTCAGAGAACCCCTTCAAGGACAAAAAGCCCTGCGCTATATTGTAG